A genomic window from Canis lupus dingo isolate Sandy chromosome 13, ASM325472v2, whole genome shotgun sequence includes:
- the PTP4A3 gene encoding protein tyrosine phosphatase type IVA 3 isoform X2: protein MARMNRPAPVEVSYKSMRFLITHNPTNATLSTFIEDLKKYGATTVVRVCEVTYDKAPLEKDGITVVDWPFDDGAPPPGKVVEDWLSLLKAKFCDDPGSCVAVHCVAGLGRAPVLVALALIESGMKYEDAIQFIRQKRRGAINSKQLTYLEKYRPKQRLRFKEPHAHKTKCCVM, encoded by the exons ATGGCTCGGATGAACCGGCCCGCCCCCGTGGAGGTGAGCTACAAGAGCATGCGCTTCCTCATCACGCACAACCCCACCAATGCCACCCTCAGCACCTTCATCGAG GACCTGAAGAAGTATGGGGCCACCACCGTGGTGCGAGTGTGCGAAGTGACCTACGACAAGGCTCCTCTGGAGAAGGACGGCATCACCGTTGTG GACTGGCCGTTTGACGACGGGGCGCCCCCGCCTGGTAAGGTGGTGGAGGACTGGCTGAGCCTGCTGAAGGCCAAGTTCTGTGACGACCCGGGCAGCTGCGTGGCCGTGCACTGCGTGGCCGGCCTGGGACG GGCTCCGGTCCTCGTGGCTCTGGCTCTCATCGAGAGCGGGATGAAGTATGAAGATGCCATCCAGTTCATCCGACA GAAGCGGCGCGGAGCCATCAACAGCAAGCAGCTCACCTACCTGGAAAAATACCGGCCCAAGCAGAGACTGCGCTTCAAAGAGCCGCACGCGCACAAGACCAAGTGTTGCGTCATGTAG